A genomic window from Mycteria americana isolate JAX WOST 10 ecotype Jacksonville Zoo and Gardens unplaced genomic scaffold, USCA_MyAme_1.0 Scaffold_124, whole genome shotgun sequence includes:
- the CYB5D1 gene encoding LOW QUALITY PROTEIN: cytochrome b5 domain-containing protein 1 (The sequence of the model RefSeq protein was modified relative to this genomic sequence to represent the inferred CDS: inserted 1 base in 1 codon), giving the protein PPRWAGRGLRELHFPARPAARRRFAAALLPWRRGAVAMATEGAAGRPRLLPLLLPREVAARARQGWVSARGRGLDLGPVLRERAGDPQLRPLLEAAGTDVSHWFDPQSGDPLTRVDPPSGLLRRCLPGGPPLEPRSDWAPPETPPWWADPRLEAGRLTAXARQLRLRNTLTGQEHVIELCGEQRGGLVQRALPWNAHAGGYAWRCGGTPLRPRQPPPGPLPDGAPQTALLHFADDFREQ; this is encoded by the exons cccccgcgctgGGCGGGGCGCGGGCTCAGGGAACTACATTTCCCAGCGCGCCCCGCGGCGCGCCGGCGCTTTGCGGCGGCGTTGTTACCGTGGCGACGCGGCGCTGTTGCCATGGCGACggagggcgcggcggggcggccccggctgctgccgctgctgctgccgcgggAGGTGGCGGCCCGGGCCCGGCAGGGCTGGGTCAGCGCCCGCGGCCGCGGCCTGGACCTGGGCCCGGTGCTGAGGGAGCGGGCAG gtgaCCCCCAGCTGCGCCCGCTCCTGGAGGCGGCGGGCACTGACGTCAGCCACTGGTTCGACCCCCAGAGCGGTGAC ccgctgACCCGCGTGGACCCCCCCTCGGGGCTGCTGCGCCGCTGCctgccgggggggccccccctgGAACCGCGCTCGGACTGGGCCCCCCCGGAGACCCCCCCGTGGTGGGCGGACCCCCGGCTGGAGGCGGGGCGACTGACGG ACGCCCGCCAGCTGCGGCTGCGCAACACCCTGACGGGACAGGAGCACGTCATCGAG CTctgcggggagcagcggggggggCTGGTGCAGCGGGCGCTGCCCTGGAACGCCCACGCCGGGGGCTACGCCTGGCGCTGCGGGGGGACCCCCCTgcgcccccgccagccccccccggggcccctccCCGACGGCGCCCCCCAAACCGCCCTGCTCCACTTCGCCGACGACTTCCGCGAGCAGTAG